The Chloroflexota bacterium genomic sequence CCGAAGACCACATCTCCCGCACGACAACCTCACGCTCGGCGGCAAGGGTCGCGATGCCATCATCCGCCGATCTGCGACATCCCGCGCCCCGAAACGGCAACCCCCTCGTTCAGGTGATGCCCTTCGGGTTTCGCCGCTACCGCCGTCAGCAGAATCTGTTTCAGTTCTGCGTCGCTGACCCCGCTCCGCAATGCCTCGCGCAGGGGTACCTCCGCGTCCGACAGAAGGCACGGCCTTAGCCTGCCGTCCGCCGTCAAGCGGAGCCGATTGCACTGATGGCAGAAATGCTCGCTGATGGCGCTGATGAACCCGACGGTGCCGCACGCGCCTGGGATGCGGTAGTACGACGCGGGGCCGTTGCCCGCGCGCTGGTGCGCCACCTCCAACGGGCCGAACGCGGCCTCTATCCGCTCTCGCGCCTCGACCACCGGCAGAAACCGCGCCTGGGCCGCCGGGCCCACCGGCATCGCCTCAATGAAACGCACGTGGAAAGGCTCGCGCAGCGTCCTCCGCGCAAAATCCACGATCTCGTCGTCGTTCACACCGCGCAGCAAGACCGTGTTCACCTTGACGGGTTCCAACCCCGCGGCCCGAGCCGCCGCAAGCCCGCGCTCCACATCGGCCAGGTCCCCCAACCGCGTAATGGCGCGGAAACGTTCGGGGCGCAAGGTGTCCAGGCTCACGTTCACGCGGTCCAGGCCTGCCTTCGCCAGGTCTTCCGCATAGTGGGCCAGCAGCACCCCGTTCGTCGTCATCGCCAAATCGTCCACGCCCGGAATGGCCGCAATCATCGCCACCAGCGACACGATCCCCGCCCGCACCAGCGGCTCCCCGCCCGTCAGGCGCACCTTCGTGATGCCCATCTCCGTCCCGATGCGCACCACCCGCACGATCTCCTCGTACCGAAGAATGTTCTCATGAGGAACCCACGGCACCCCCTCGGGCGGCATGCAATACACGCACCGCAGGTTGCAGCGGTCCGTTACCGACACGCGCAGGTAACTGATGGAGCGGTTGAAGGAGTCCAGGCAGGCCATGGCCGCTATCCTTCTTCGCCGATGGTTACAATGGCGTCGCCCTCGCGAATCATCCCCCCGACAATCACCCGCGCGAAAATCCCCTCGCGCGGCATCACGCAATCGCCCGCCGCACGATAGATGGCACACTTCTCGTGGCAGATTTTCCCGTGCTGCGTGATTTCCAGCACCACCCCATCGCCGACGCGCACGCGGCTGCCGATGGGCAACGCCAGCAGGTCAATCCCCTGCGTCGTCAGGTTCTCGGCGAAACTCCCTGGCCGCACCTTGAGTCCGAGGGCGCGCATCTTGTCAATACTCTCAATGGCCAACAGGCTCACCTGCCGATGCCAATCCGCGGCATGGGCGTCGCCCACCAGGCCCCAGTTCACGCGGGCCTCGGCCTGGCCCACGTTCTTCTTCGCGACGCCTTTTTTCGTACTGGTGCAGACTGCGACGATACGTCCTTGCATATCCACCTCGCGTGGCTCACAATCAAAGTGGCGACTCTGCCCAGGGCGCGAATGCCCTCACTAGATGTCGCGAGCCTCCCACGTACCACTGCGTCCGCCGCTCTTGCGAATCAGCCGCACATCGGCAATGCGCATGCCCCGATCCACTGCCTTGCACATGTCGTACATCGTGAGAGCGGCTACGCATACCCCCGTCAGCGCCTCCATCTCCACGCCCGTCTTCCCCACGGTCTTAGCCGTCGCCGTGATGACGACTTCGGCGGTACCGTCCGCGTTCGCTGTCGCCCCGTCAATGTCCACCGACACGACCACCTGCGTCAGCGCTAGGGGATGGCACAGCGGAATCAGCTCCGATGTCCGCTTGGCACCCATCACGCCCGCCAGTTCCGCCGCCGCGCGCACGTCGCCTTTGGCGATGTCCCCCTGCCGAATCAGGTTCAGCGTCTCGGCGCTCATGCGAACGACCCCGCGGGCAACAGCCACGCGCTCCGAATCGCTCTTCGCGCCCACGTCCACCATCCGCGCCTTGCCCGAACTGTCCAGGTGCGACAGCGTCTTGCCCTGGCCCATCAAAAACACCCCAACTGGCACTGTGCGACCTTGACGCCCAGCGCCTCGGCATGGGCGCTCGCATCCATCGGCGGGCGGCCAAGTCTCCCCGCGATCTCAAACAACTGCGCGCACGTTACCCTTCCGTCCCGTGCGGCCGCCCGAATCGCATCCGTCAACGCCGAATCCAGGCTCGCTGGCTGCTTGACGATCTTGTGCTCTCCCAGCCGCTTCTCGCCATACCCGAACAGGCCCAACTGGCAATGGCTGATGCGGATGTCCAGTCGGTCGGCCATTTCGCCCACCGCTCGACACTCCACGCCGGCACGCTCGGCGATCCTCCACGCCACAGCGCAGGGGAGTTTCCCATCCCGAAGGTTCTCGCGAATCTCCTTCTCAAGGTCAGCGCCCATGAACAATCCTCCTATTGCTGGCCCAGGTCCGCCAGGGCCTTGGCGATCAACTCGCTCAACTCTTCAAACTCAAAAGGCTTGGGCAGGATATAGTCCACTCCCCTACGCCTCGCCTCCGTAACTTCCGCGCTCACGCCCCAACCCGTGATGAGGATGACCGGCGTCTTCGGAGAGGCCGCCTTGACCTGGCGCGCCACCTCCCAGCCCGATTGATCCGGAAGGCCCAAATCGGTGATCACCAGGTCGGCCCGCCTCTCGGCAAACGAGGCGATTCCCTCCGACGCCGTGCGGAAGGTGCGCACCTCGTGCCCCTCCAGCCCCAGGATGCTCGCCAGCAGCCTGCGGATGCTCTCCTCATCTTCAACCACCAAAATATTGAGGCTCTTCTGGTCTTGCGTTGACTGTGTCATAGACAACTCTTCCTTGGATTCGTGTGGCCGGACATGGTGCACCAACGGCAGGAGCACGGCAAATGTGCTGCCCTTGCCCACCTCGCTCTCCACCCGGATGGTACCCCCATGACGGGCAACGATCTCGCGGGCCACGCAAAGCCCCATTCCGGCATTGCCGCTACCCTTCGTCGTGAGAAAAGGCGTGAACAGCCGCGCCATGATTTCGGGCGGAATCCCCACACCCGTATCCTGCACTTTGATGACCGCCTGATTTCCCTCGCGCCGCGTTTCCAACACAAGCCGCCCGCCTTCGGGCATCGCGTCCACCGCGTTGAAAATCAGATTTGTGAGGACTTCGCTCAGTTCGGCAGCCGAGCCCACAACCGACATCGGCTTGCCCCTTCGGAACTTCACCTCTATCGGCGGGCGATCCGACACCGGATCGCGCCAGCGTGGCTCGGTCAACAGAATCGCGTCCTCCACCAGGCGATTCACGTCCAGCGGCGCGAAGTCCTCGCCCTCGCGGTGGCGTGCGAATCCCATAATGCGGCGCACCGTCTGCGCGCCATTGCGCGCCGCCCGCTCAATCACCTGCAACGACTCGCGCGTCGCGGGATCTTGCACGTGGGTCAGCATCAACTGCACGCGCCCCAGGATGCTCGTCAGGACGTTGTTGAAGTCGTGCGCCACGCCCGCCGACAGTTCGGCCAGCGCCCTCATGCGCTCCGAACGCACCAGATGGGTCTGACTCTCACGCAGTCGTTCCAGGGCATCCTCCATCTCCGAATACAACCGCGCGTTCTGGATAGCAATGGCCAGATGCCCCGACACCTGCCGCAGCAAATCCACGTCATCGGAAGAGAAAGCACCATCGTCCCCAGCGCCAACCGTCCACTGCCCAAGGCACTTCCCGTCCCCCATCACCGGCACCACGACCAGCGCCACCAGCCCCACAGAAGCCAGCGCCTGCCCTACGTCCCCACGCTCCGCGAAGTCGCTCGCCGTTTGCGCGATCAGGATTTCCGGCATATCCGAGCGGCCGACGGATTCCACTAACGCGCGCAGAGCCGACACGTCCCCCTCAGTCGCACTGATGGCTGACCAAGCGCCGTCAAGGGCGTTACGCTGCCACAAGCACATGTGCGAGTGGGGGAGCAGCGGCATCAGCGACCGCGAGACGGCGGCCACGATCTCCTTGAGATCAAACGTCGCCGTGATGGCCTTGGCGATCTCGCCGACGGCGGCCAGGCGCTCGGCCCGATTCTGCGCGGCCTGAAACAATCGCGCGTTGTCAATGGCAATCGCAGCCTGGTCGGCCAGTAGCCCCAGCAGGCGCAACTCGTCCTCGCCGAACACGTGGGGCCGCACAAACGCGATGTTCAGCGCGCCGAGCACGTGTTGGGCGCGCCGGAGCGGCAGGCTGGCGATGGACTCCAACCCGCCGGCCCTGTGCGCGGGGTCGGCGAACAGAGGATGCGAACAGCAGTCGGGGATCACGACAGGCTCGCCCGAACGGACGCAGGTCATGGTAATGCCGTCTGGTCGCGGCGTGGTCTCTGGCCGCAGGTCGCTCTCTCCCGTCGCCCACAGCGCCGCGCCAAATGACAGCCGCCCCGTGCTTTCGTCGTACAGGAACACATGCGCGTCGTTGGCATCCGTGAGTTCTAGCGCCGTCTGCACCACCAACTTGAGCACCGCCGACAGATCCAGTGAGGAGACCAGTTCCAGGCTAACCCTCTGGAGCGCGTCCAACTCACGGACTCGGCGCTGCGATTCCTGGTACAGTCGCGCGTTTTCAACGGCCACTGCCGCCTGGCTGGCCACGTGCACCAAGACTTCTTGATCCCCTTCGCCGTAAGCCCCCGGCTCATAACTGGCGGTTACCAGCACGCCCACCACGCGGTCGCCCAGGAGCATCGGCACTCCCAGCCACGAGCGCGACATCCGCGGCTTGCCCATGAAGATCGGCGCGCATGGGAGTGTGTCTTGCTCCATGTCGCGCACCAGCAGCGGCTTGCGATGGTCTATGATCCATCGCGTAAGCCCCGTCGTGACCCTCTGTCGCGCTCGTGGGAATCGCTGCCCTTCGTCTATCAAAATCTCAATGCTGACCTCGTCTGTGCGTGGGTCATAAAGGGTAACGTAATACGTATCAGCCGCAATGAGTTTTCGTATCTCCTCGTAGAGCAGTTCCAGCAGCACGGAGATATCGGGGACAGAACTGATCAAGCGGCTGGTCTCACGCAGCAGCGTGTACCCGTCCGAATCCAAGTCCCGGAGCGGCGCCTGCCTTCCGGGCGTGGATGGAACCTGCCGAGACTCCACCATGGTCTTTTCCGCTCCTCGCGGGTTGCCGATTGCGGATAATCATAACACAGGCCGGCCCCAAGCGCAAACGACCGCCGCCCCGCTCGTTCCTCATCTTCTCGCCCCGCGCGCAGAAGGCCCGCGTACCGGGTCGTACCGCCTGCACCAAGTCCATCAAGATGCGCGGCTGCTCTCGCCCACTCTGCCGCCAAAATAGGCGCGGCAGGCCGAGTCCAGGAGTTCCACAGACAGTGATGGCCGCACCTGCCGGAACGCCGCCACGTCCAGCAGGCGGTCTAGAATCTCGTCCGGGTCGGCCGCGCGGAGAGGCAACTTCGGCTGCACGTAGTATCTTTGGAGAAGGTAGGCCAACGCGTTCTCCTCGTAGGCCAATCCGCGCTTGGCACAAGCCCTGCGGAATATCTCGCGGTACTCGTCAAATGTTGGCGCCGAAAGATTGACCCTATGGCGAATCCGCCGGAGCAGCGCGGCGTCCGCCAGTTGCGAGAGATCCAGATGCGTTGCCACGATAACCACGCCCTCAAAGGGCACATCCACGTGCTGGCCGCTTCTGAAGGCCAATCGGTCAGAACGGGTCTCCAGCAGATGGATCAGTCGGGCCAGAAACCCCACGGCAGGCGATGTCTGCCTGCCCAGGTCATCCAACACCAGCACCCCATTGTTGGCCTTGACCTGTGGCGGCGCGCTGTAGCACCGTGCCGTCTCATCCAGCATCGGCTCCAACGCGTCCAGGCGCAATTCGGCCCCCAAAAACACCGCGGGCCGCCGCACCCTCACCCATCGCCCGTCCGCCCGCCCACGCGCGTGATTTGCGGGCGTCGCATCCGCCGGCAACGGAGCGCCATGCAGCGCGCTGTCGTACACCACAACGATCTCCCCCTGGGCGTCAATGGCGTGCGGCACGTACACCTCGCCCTCGGCCAGCAAGTTCGCGACAGCGCGGGCGACCGCGGTCTTGCCGTTGCCCGAAGCCCCCTGCAACAGCAGCGAGTGCCTGCCCACCACCGCCGGCCCCAACTGTTCCACCACGTTGCCGTTGAGCACCAGATCGCCCAGCGCGGCTTCCAGCGCCGCACGGTGTGTTGGAGCCTGCGGTAGCCCTTGCGCGCGCACCGCCCTGTGGTAGTCGGCCAGCGGAACGGGCGCCGGGCCCGTGTACTGGTTCCGCCAAAGGACCTCGCGCGCCTTGACGCCGCCCTTCTCGGTTACGGAATACTGGTAGGCCCCTTCGCCCAAACCAGCCGCCCCGCGCGTCTCACAGTAGCGCTCGCGCTTCATGAAATCTAGCACGCGACTGACGACAGCCTGAAACGGCAGCCCCATCGCCTGCGCCAACTCAAACCCCGACATCTGCCCGGTAACGTAGAGGATTTTCAACGCCAGGTCGGCAAGTGCCAGCAGCCCTAGCCCTGTCTCTTCCAGAGAGCGCGGCTCCGCGGGAAAGAACTCTTCGCCCAATGGCTTCACCTCTGACCCATGCTCGCAACGTTGTGCCGCGTGATTATACCACAACTCTACGCCGCCCGACAGCGAATGTAATCCCCTAGCCCAGCCCCGTTCGCGGGAAGACGACCGAGGCACGCGCGCCGCCCCCTCTCCCACCAGGAGAGGGCTAGGGTGAGGGACGCCGCCCGCGCGAGGGTACCCCTACCCTTCAGCCCGATGCTTCAGCGTCAGGCGCCCCCGCCCCCCGGCAGCGTATTCCGTCCGTCGGGGAGATAAAGGGCCCGTAACGTGGGGCCCCACCCGCCGCTTGCCGCGTTCCATGCCCCGTGGTAAACTACATCCTCGGCGGCAAGCACGCCGCACACGGCAGCGGCGAGGCACTCCGTCGCCACATACGCAACTTATGGAAAGGAGGTCGCCACGTGCAACCCCACCCGGTGGACGAAACCATCGCGCAGTTGGAACAAGATCGCGTCATCCCTCGCATTTGGGAGCGGGATCCGTCGGTGTGGGCAGGCCACGACGGACGTGAGATCGTGGACCGCCTGGGCTGGCTCACCGTCGTGGACACCATGGCACCCCGCCTGGACGAAATCCAGGCGTTCGCGCAGGAAGTATGGCAAGCCGGTTTCACCGACGTTGTCCTCTTGGGCATGGGCGGCAGCAGCCTCGCGCCCCACGTCTTGGCGGAGACTCTCGGCCCGCAAGGGGACTACCCCCGATTCCACATGCTGGACAGCACCGTACCCGCCGCCGTCCTTCAATGCGAGCGGGCCATAGACCTCGCCCATACCCTGTTCATCGTGGCCAGCAAATCGGGGAGCACGGTAGAAATGCTCTCCCTGTTCAAGTACTTCTGGGATCGCGTCAAGTCGCTGACCCCTGCACCGGGCAGCGCGTTTGTGGCGATTACCGACCCGGGCTCCGGCCTTGAGCGCATCGCGCGCGAGCACGCGTTCCGTGCCGTCTTTCTCAACCCCACCGACATCGGCGGCCGCTACTCCGCGCTGTCGCTTTTCGGCCTGGTGCCTGCGGCGCTCGCCGGGGTGGATGTCAACCGCCTGCTCCAATCCGCGGGGCGCATGGCCGCGCAGTGCAGCCCGGCCATGCCCGCATGCGACAACCCGGGCGCAGTCCTGGGCGCGTTCCTCGGCGCGATGGCGCGCCAAGGCAGGGATAAGGTCGCGCTCCAAATCGCGCCGCAGATGGCCGACCTGGGACTCTGGATTGAGCAACTGCTCGCCGAGAGCACCGGCAAACAGGGCGCGGGCATCCTGCCGGTCTTGGTTCCGCCATCGGGCAGATTGGCCGCCGAAGCGCAGCGCCTTCCCGACCATGTGCTCATCACCATCGCAGCGCGTGCCGACTCGGGCGCGCCCGCTCAGGCCATGACCCTGCGCGACCATACCCTCGCGCGCGAAATCGCAGAGCCCTACGACCTTGGCGCGGAGTTCTTCTGCTGGGAGATGGCCGCGGCGGTCGCCGGACACATCCTGCGGGTCAACCCCTTTGACCAGCCCAACGTCGCCGAGGCCAAACGCAACACCGCCGACATGTTGGCCCTGTACGAGCGCCAGGGGACGCTGGAGGTGCCTGGCCTGGGCCGTGCATCGGGCGACACGTTCGCCCTCAAGGGGGAAGCCGATGGGCCTGCGCTTGCCGCCGCCCTGCGGCAGTTCTTCGCCCACGTTGGGCTGCGCCACTACTGCGCCTTCCTGGCCTACCTCCCGCCCACCGACGCGTGGGACGCCTTCTTCGCGGAACTCCAGGAGCAACTCGCCTTGAAGTTGCGCGTCGCCGTTACCTGGGGCTACGGGCCACGCTACCTGCACTCCACAGGGCAACTGCACAAGGGCGGGCCGCCAACCGGGCACTATGTCATCCTCACCGCCGACGACGCGGAGGATATCTCCGTGCCCGGCGAACCCTACTCCTTCGCTGTGCTCAAGAACGCCCAGGCGCTGGGGGACAGGGAGGCCCTTCGCAATGCGTGCAGGCACGTCATCCACATTCACATGAGCGGCGACCTGGCCCAAGCCAGCCGAACCTTGCGGCAATCCGCCCTGGCCGCCCTCAACGCAGACCGCGAGCGCACGTAAGGAAACGCGGTCATGTCCGGCAACACCTTTGACATCGCCTTTATCGGCCACTACACCAAAGACACCATCGTGTACCCGGACCGGCAGCATACCCAACACGGCGGCGCGTACTTCTTCGGCGCAAGCGTGGCCGCGAGGATGGGCCTGCGGGTCGCGGTCATCACCCGCCTGGCGGAGCACGACAGCGATTCCTACGCGCCCCTGACGCGCCTGGGCGTAACCGTCATTCCCATCTTCACGCCCCGGTCCACCTGCCTGAGCCTGGTTTACCCGACCGGCGACCTGGACACTCGCACAATCTACACCACGAGTTCCGCCGGTCCCTTCGCTCCTGAAGATACAGCGAGCGTGGACGCACGCATCTTCCACGTCGGGGCATCCATGCGCGGCGAAGTCCCCGTGGAGGTCATCCAGGCCCTCCAACGCAAGGGCAGCAAGATTTCACTGGACGCGCAAGGCTACGTGCGCGTGAACCAGAACGGCGTACTCGTTTACGACAACTGGCCCGGCAAGGAGGGAATCCTGCCCCTGGTGGATTTTCTGAAAGCCGATTCCGTTGAGGCCGAAAGGCTGACCGGGGAGGCAGACCCACGGCAGGCCGCGCTCATCCTGGCCTCTTGGGGGCCGCGCGAGGTCACCATCACCCACGGCGGCGGCATCGTTCTGTTCGCAGAGGGCGAACTCCACGAAGCGCCCTTCGTTACTGCGACCGTGCGGGGCCGGAGCGGGCGCGGCGACACCTGCACCGGGGCCTACCTGAGCCGCCGCCTCTCGGCCTCGCCGCGCGACGCCCTCATCTGGGCCGCCGCCGTAACGAGCCTGAAATTGGAAAAAGAAGGTGCCTTTGATCGCACGATCCAGGACGTGCAGGACCTCATCCGTCGCTCGTACACCAACCCCGACACGTAGGCTGGCCCTCGCCGCGCGTCACTCCCTCTCCCGCCGGGAGAGGGCTAGGGTGAGGGAGGCCGCCCGCGCGAGGGTACCCCAGCCCGCAGGGCTTCGCCCCTTCAGGCCGATGCTTCAGCGTCGGGCGGGCGCGCGTGTCGCCGCCCCTTCGCGCCTTTCGTGCCCTTTCGCGCATTTCGTGCTCCGACCCCTTTCGCGCATTTCGTGCTCCAAATCCCACACCCTCTTCTTGACAACCGCGCCAATGCGGTGCATAATGCAAACGTGTGCGTCATCATGTGCCGTAAACGGAGGCCCGTATGATTGCAAGGCACTCCCTGGATCGCCCGCTGACCGACGCGGAGATACGAGACCTCATCGCCGAGGCGTTCGCGCAAAACCCAGTAGATGGCCGGCGCGTCCTGGTCATCATCCCCGATACCACCCGCACCGCGCCCATCCCGCTGTTTTTCCGCCTCATCTACGACGCCATCGGAAGCCGCGTGCGGCAACTGGACTACCTCGTCGCCCTGGGCACCCACCAGCCGCTCTCCGACGCCGGCATCGCCCAACTCGTCGGCGTGTCCACCAAAGAGCGCGTCCGGCAGTTCCCGAACGTGAACATTTACAACCACCGTTGGGATCTGCCGGGCACCTTCGCCACGCTAGGGGTGATACCGGCATCGGAAATCGCCGCCATCACCGAAGGCATGTTGGTACAGGATGTGGACGTCGCGCTGAATAAGATAATCTTCAACTACGACGTCCTTATCATCTGCGGGCCGGTCTTCCCGCACGAGGTCGTCGGCTTCTCCGGCGGGAACAAGTACTTCTTCCCAGGCATCGGCGGCCCCAGCGTCATCAATTTCTCCCACTGGCTTGGCGCGCTGATTACCAGCATGGAGATCATCGGGCGGGAAGATACCCCCGTGCGCAGGGTCATTGACCGTGCCGCGTCTATGATCCCCATCCCCAAGTTCTGCTTCAGCATCGTGGTACATGGCAGCGATGTCGCAGGCGTGTCTTTCGGTGCGCCCGAAGAGTCCCAGCGGGCCGCCGCCGAACTCTCCGCCCAACTGCACATAACCTACGCGGACCGGCCCTACAGGCGCGTCCTCTCCATCATCCCGCCCATGTACGACGACCTCTGGACCGCGGCCAAGGGGATGTACAAGACCGAGCCCATCATCGCCGACGACGGCGAGGTCATCATCTACGCACCCCACATCCGCGAAATCTCCTACACCCACGGCAGAATCCTGGACGAAATCGGCTACCACGTGCGGGACTACTTCACCAAGCAGTGGGATCGGTTCAAGGGCTATCCATGGGGCGTCCTGGCCCATTCCACCCACCTCCGAGGCATTGGCACCTACGAGAACGGCGTGGAGCGCCCGCGAATCCAGGTAACGCTGGCCACTGGCATCCCCGAAGAACGGTGCCGCAAAGTCAACCTCGGCTACATGGACCCCGCCAGCATCCACATACCCGAATGGGAAGGGCGGGAAGACGAAGGCATCCTCGTCGTGCACAAGGCAGGCGAGACCCTGTACCGCCTGAAACACGAGACCAAGCG encodes the following:
- the moaA gene encoding GTP 3',8-cyclase MoaA; its protein translation is MACLDSFNRSISYLRVSVTDRCNLRCVYCMPPEGVPWVPHENILRYEEIVRVVRIGTEMGITKVRLTGGEPLVRAGIVSLVAMIAAIPGVDDLAMTTNGVLLAHYAEDLAKAGLDRVNVSLDTLRPERFRAITRLGDLADVERGLAAARAAGLEPVKVNTVLLRGVNDDEIVDFARRTLREPFHVRFIEAMPVGPAAQARFLPVVEARERIEAAFGPLEVAHQRAGNGPASYYRIPGACGTVGFISAISEHFCHQCNRLRLTADGRLRPCLLSDAEVPLREALRSGVSDAELKQILLTAVAAKPEGHHLNEGVAVSGRGMSQIGG
- a CDS encoding MOSC domain-containing protein, with the protein product MQGRIVAVCTSTKKGVAKKNVGQAEARVNWGLVGDAHAADWHRQVSLLAIESIDKMRALGLKVRPGSFAENLTTQGIDLLALPIGSRVRVGDGVVLEITQHGKICHEKCAIYRAAGDCVMPREGIFARVIVGGMIREGDAIVTIGEEG
- a CDS encoding GAF domain-containing protein, with protein sequence MVESRQVPSTPGRQAPLRDLDSDGYTLLRETSRLISSVPDISVLLELLYEEIRKLIAADTYYVTLYDPRTDEVSIEILIDEGQRFPRARQRVTTGLTRWIIDHRKPLLVRDMEQDTLPCAPIFMGKPRMSRSWLGVPMLLGDRVVGVLVTASYEPGAYGEGDQEVLVHVASQAAVAVENARLYQESQRRVRELDALQRVSLELVSSLDLSAVLKLVVQTALELTDANDAHVFLYDESTGRLSFGAALWATGESDLRPETTPRPDGITMTCVRSGEPVVIPDCCSHPLFADPAHRAGGLESIASLPLRRAQHVLGALNIAFVRPHVFGEDELRLLGLLADQAAIAIDNARLFQAAQNRAERLAAVGEIAKAITATFDLKEIVAAVSRSLMPLLPHSHMCLWQRNALDGAWSAISATEGDVSALRALVESVGRSDMPEILIAQTASDFAERGDVGQALASVGLVALVVVPVMGDGKCLGQWTVGAGDDGAFSSDDVDLLRQVSGHLAIAIQNARLYSEMEDALERLRESQTHLVRSERMRALAELSAGVAHDFNNVLTSILGRVQLMLTHVQDPATRESLQVIERAARNGAQTVRRIMGFARHREGEDFAPLDVNRLVEDAILLTEPRWRDPVSDRPPIEVKFRRGKPMSVVGSAAELSEVLTNLIFNAVDAMPEGGRLVLETRREGNQAVIKVQDTGVGIPPEIMARLFTPFLTTKGSGNAGMGLCVAREIVARHGGTIRVESEVGKGSTFAVLLPLVHHVRPHESKEELSMTQSTQDQKSLNILVVEDEESIRRLLASILGLEGHEVRTFRTASEGIASFAERRADLVITDLGLPDQSGWEVARQVKAASPKTPVILITGWGVSAEVTEARRRGVDYILPKPFEFEELSELIAKALADLGQQ
- a CDS encoding glucose-6-phosphate isomerase — translated: MQPHPVDETIAQLEQDRVIPRIWERDPSVWAGHDGREIVDRLGWLTVVDTMAPRLDEIQAFAQEVWQAGFTDVVLLGMGGSSLAPHVLAETLGPQGDYPRFHMLDSTVPAAVLQCERAIDLAHTLFIVASKSGSTVEMLSLFKYFWDRVKSLTPAPGSAFVAITDPGSGLERIAREHAFRAVFLNPTDIGGRYSALSLFGLVPAALAGVDVNRLLQSAGRMAAQCSPAMPACDNPGAVLGAFLGAMARQGRDKVALQIAPQMADLGLWIEQLLAESTGKQGAGILPVLVPPSGRLAAEAQRLPDHVLITIAARADSGAPAQAMTLRDHTLAREIAEPYDLGAEFFCWEMAAAVAGHILRVNPFDQPNVAEAKRNTADMLALYERQGTLEVPGLGRASGDTFALKGEADGPALAAALRQFFAHVGLRHYCAFLAYLPPTDAWDAFFAELQEQLALKLRVAVTWGYGPRYLHSTGQLHKGGPPTGHYVILTADDAEDISVPGEPYSFAVLKNAQALGDREALRNACRHVIHIHMSGDLAQASRTLRQSALAALNADRERT
- the moaC gene encoding cyclic pyranopterin monophosphate synthase MoaC; protein product: MGQGKTLSHLDSSGKARMVDVGAKSDSERVAVARGVVRMSAETLNLIRQGDIAKGDVRAAAELAGVMGAKRTSELIPLCHPLALTQVVVSVDIDGATANADGTAEVVITATAKTVGKTGVEMEALTGVCVAALTMYDMCKAVDRGMRIADVRLIRKSGGRSGTWEARDI
- a CDS encoding ATP-binding protein; this encodes MGEEFFPAEPRSLEETGLGLLALADLALKILYVTGQMSGFELAQAMGLPFQAVVSRVLDFMKRERYCETRGAAGLGEGAYQYSVTEKGGVKAREVLWRNQYTGPAPVPLADYHRAVRAQGLPQAPTHRAALEAALGDLVLNGNVVEQLGPAVVGRHSLLLQGASGNGKTAVARAVANLLAEGEVYVPHAIDAQGEIVVVYDSALHGAPLPADATPANHARGRADGRWVRVRRPAVFLGAELRLDALEPMLDETARCYSAPPQVKANNGVLVLDDLGRQTSPAVGFLARLIHLLETRSDRLAFRSGQHVDVPFEGVVIVATHLDLSQLADAALLRRIRHRVNLSAPTFDEYREIFRRACAKRGLAYEENALAYLLQRYYVQPKLPLRAADPDEILDRLLDVAAFRQVRPSLSVELLDSACRAYFGGRVGESSRAS
- a CDS encoding DUF2088 domain-containing protein, whose protein sequence is MIARHSLDRPLTDAEIRDLIAEAFAQNPVDGRRVLVIIPDTTRTAPIPLFFRLIYDAIGSRVRQLDYLVALGTHQPLSDAGIAQLVGVSTKERVRQFPNVNIYNHRWDLPGTFATLGVIPASEIAAITEGMLVQDVDVALNKIIFNYDVLIICGPVFPHEVVGFSGGNKYFFPGIGGPSVINFSHWLGALITSMEIIGREDTPVRRVIDRAASMIPIPKFCFSIVVHGSDVAGVSFGAPEESQRAAAELSAQLHITYADRPYRRVLSIIPPMYDDLWTAAKGMYKTEPIIADDGEVIIYAPHIREISYTHGRILDEIGYHVRDYFTKQWDRFKGYPWGVLAHSTHLRGIGTYENGVERPRIQVTLATGIPEERCRKVNLGYMDPASIHIPEWEGREDEGILVVHKAGETLYRLKHETKRK